One Diceros bicornis minor isolate mBicDic1 chromosome 41, mDicBic1.mat.cur, whole genome shotgun sequence genomic region harbors:
- the PURB gene encoding transcriptional activator protein Pur-beta, whose amino-acid sequence MADGDSGSERGGGGLGGFQPASRGGGEQETQELASKRLDIQNKRFYLDVKQNAKGRFLKIAEVGAGGSKSRLTLSMAVAAEFRDYLGDFIEHYAQLGPSSPEQVAAAAGAEEGGGPRRALKSEFLVRENRKYYLDLKENQRGRFLRIRQTVNRGGGPGPGGLQSGQTIALPAQGLIEFRDALAKLIDDYGGEDDELAGGPGGGGPGGGLYGELPEGTSITVDSKRFFFDVGCNKYGVFLRVSEVKPSYRNAITVPFKAWGKFGGAFCRYADEMKEIQERQRDKLYERRGGDESEGEEVDED is encoded by the coding sequence ATGGCGGACGGCGACAGCGGCAGCgagcgcggcggcggcgggctcGGCGGCTTCCAGCCCGCGTCCCGTGGCGGCGGCGAGCAGGAGACGCAGGAGTTGGCCTCGAAGCGGCTGGACATCCAGAACAAGCGCTTTTACCTGGACGTGAAGCAGAACGCCAAGGGCCGCTTCCTCAAGATCGCCGAGGTGGGCGCCGGCGGCTCCAAGAGCCGCCTCACGCTGTCCATGGCGGTGGCCGCCGAGTTCCGCGACTACCTGGGCGACTTCATTGAGCACTACGCGCAGCTGGGCCCCAGCAGCCCGGAGCaggtggcggcggcggcaggtgctGAGGAGGGCGGTGGGCCGCGGCGCGCGCTCAAGAGCGAGTTCCTGGTGCGCGAGAACCGCAAGTACTACCTGGACCTTAAGGAGAACCAGCGCGGCCGCTTCCTGCGTATCCGCCAGACAGTCAACCGCGGCGGCGGCCCCGGGCCCGGCGGCCTGCAGAGCGGCCAGACCATCGCCCTGCCCGCCCAGGGCCTCATCGAGTTCCGCGACGCGCTGGCCAAGCTCATCGACGACTACGGCGGCGAGGACGACGAGCTGGCGGGGGGGCCCGGCGGCGGGGGGCCCGGCGGCGGCCTGTACGGGGAGCTCCCGGAAGGCACCTCCATCACGGTGGACTCGAAGCGCTTTTTCTTCGACGTGGGCTGCAACAAGTACGGGGTGTTCCTGCGCGTGAGCGAGGTGAAGCCGTCCTACCGCAACGCCATCACCGTCCCCTTCAAGGCCTGGGGCAAGTTCGGGGGCGCCTTTTGCCGGTATGCGGATGAGATGAAGGAGATCCAGGAGCGGCAGAGGGATAAACTTTATGAGCGACGCGGCGGCGACGAGTCCGAGGGCGAGGAGGTGGATGAGGATTGA